In the genome of Hevea brasiliensis isolate MT/VB/25A 57/8 chromosome 14, ASM3005281v1, whole genome shotgun sequence, the window TTCTTCTACTAAATTTGCCTTGAACAACTGAAGTCTGTCTTTAGCTCCATCGAGTGCAAGCAAATGTTCTGTTTGCTTAGGATCATCTACAACATTCACAAACGAAATTATTCTATGAATTGATAAATAGATATAGAAGAGGGAGAGCATTTCTTGGAAATGCAGTCTTCTTCTGGGCAAAGTGCAGTAGTTTATATAATCAGCTACGATAAGAAATGAAGAATTCCatcaagagaacataatattactATCCCTGTGATTAGTAAACAGTTCATTAACAAAGTGCTTTTGGCAAACAAAACAATACTAATACCCAATTGGTAACCTCATATTGCCCATACCAAATCAAGAAAATCTCAATAGGAATCAAGCTATGAAAATTGAACCTTGGATTATATTAGGCTAATCACCTAGAACCTAAAAACTCCTAAATTCTTCAGAAAACCACTAAAAATCAAACTCACTTGCCCACTCGAGCTATTTGGAGACAACCACAAAAAGAGAGAGATTATACTGTGTTAAGAAAACTAAATCAGACCCAGAATCTAATCACTCAAAATTGTGCACAAAACCACAAAAATACACTGACTTGACCACATCAAGCTCAAAGTACAAGTATCTAAAAGAGAGAGATAACTTACTCAGATCAAGAACAGTAGCTTTAACTATGTAACCTCACTGGAGTAAAAGCTTGACCAGCCATGAAGCTATATAACCTAACCCTCCAGTTAGACACACCATCCTTCCTTCTCCACTCATAATGTCGCTTTCCTCTATCCCTTACTCTCAGAAGAAGCAATATGACACAGAcactaggggtggccacggttcagaaACCGCCGGTTATAGGTCATGAATCGCCGGTTTAGGTTCAATGAAATTATGAACTTGAACTAAACCGCTAGgggacggtttggaagacggttcctgaaccgccggtttcggtttgagccccggtttaaaacggtttgaaGGGCGGTTCAAAAAAGAACGGTTCAAGACAGTTTGGAGGACGGTTTGGAAGCAGTTTAGGGATGGTTTAAGAGtagcttagacaaaaaaaattagagaaaaattttattgattcaaaatttaagttatatttgtaaaaatattttaatttttcttagaaatctttcaatcaaaataaaataagaaaaaaaaaagaaagaaaataatttatctttaagaaaaatttaataaataaatacttgaacctgattaaaaaactagagatgaaattaattttttttaaagaaattagcaaaaattgcatgaacttaattttgcctaaatatccctttaggatttagaggaataaaaatttttagttctattacttgcctttttttaaaaattatataataattgataattaaaaagaataaaagagaaaaaaaaaataaaatatagggtattggaaattttattgaggatttaaagtaataacaaagtaattgagatagtattgaaaatttcagtaagtatataaaataataaagtaggaaaattgagagagtattagaaattaaaatgagtatagaaaataattatttagagaatttgagaaaaattgaaaaaatattaagaattgaagaaaatgcagagaataattgtgtagagaattaatgatatatataaatgaattaggagtgaggtaacatatttattgaatttttttatatttaaatcgccaGTTTAATCCGGTTCGAAATCGTCGGTTCAATCCGATTCGAAACGGCCGGTTCACtgttcttaaaaaatatgaacctgaaccaaaccgcagaAGGACGATTTCGGTCTGATTCAAAGTCGGTTCTTGTTTTGACCGAACCGGTCCGGTTTTGAACCGGACCGTGCCACCCCTAACAGACACAGTCTCTACTCACTACTATATATGTACACCATAAGCCTAAAATGGCAAATGAAGGAAAACGAAAGTTGTCCGGTAAATTTCACCCCCTTGTAGTATTTTATTTCAGTCAACTTTAATTTGTCAAATTAAAATCCTCCACTttagttttatttaaaaaaaaaaaatccttaaccTGTAAGTTTTTAAGTGTTTTTTTTTCAACTTAACATtggattatttataaattattatttatagttttatatttttttattcttttatataaaataaaatattatatatttaataaaatattattttaaaatttaaatattattattattattatttattattatcaatgctataaattaaatttcaatataacaataaatgataaataacatatatagttaataattttgtttataaatttagttaaataaaataattttattgatagtaattattaattaatttaatgataaagaaaaaagaaaaaaagaaagaagagaggacgaaaagataattttatattttctatcATGAAAATTTATTGTTGTAGGTTAAAAgggttatttttaaaataaaattaaaaaataaaaattttattttaataaattaaaattaaataattaaaataaaataaccacAAGTTGAAGGATAATTAGTGCAACTGACCAACTTACCCTAGTACTAGGTTGTGGTTTCTGTTATTGATAAGGTATAGCATGTTTCATGGGCATGTTTCTGATTCCACATTTAAGAATGACAATTGATGGAGATGATGGAAattgttttttaattaaattattttataagtgtGCGGATCTTTTCAGATGCCCCACATAGAAATATATTTTTTGCTTCTAAGCCCCacttaaatttaatatatgaGATTTTACAATAACTGATTATTCTTCCCTAAGAagagagagagcgagagagagagagagagagagagagagtagttGATGACTAGTTCTGTTTTTGACGTGCATTCTGAACAAGTATgctaaaaataaatgaattaaaatgggAGAAATTAGTTTGAATTTGAGGTTTCTATTTAGGGTTTTCTTTAGAAATCAAAACAATACAATAATTTTCTTTAGAAATCAAACAAAATGTACCAAGATATAGAAAACCATGCAAGAATACAACTTTGCTAATGGTAAATGTCAATAATCACAAATCATCTAGACCTCAAAAGAACAACCCTTTTACAGGGACAAGTAACTAAAGTTACAGGAGCTTGAGCTTCACATGTATCACTGAGGCATTTGGGCAACTCACATCACTCAGACACTTAGATCACCTCTCTCTCTTTATAAAGTTTTCAACGGCGTCCTTAATGGTAACCTCCAATGGAGTGAAGTTAAGACCCAAAGCTTTTGCTTTCTCCTTGGATACCTGAAATTTTTGCACAAAAGGCCTGTCATCTGCACATCTGGTTATGAAACAGAGTTTTTGTCAAATTTCTGTTATTTTGTTAGAGAAATTGCTATTATAGATGCAAAAGAATGCTGAACATTTCTTTTGAGCAGCATGTTAGTAAAGCAATCATATATCATAAGTAAAGATTTAGGACCACTATCAATAAACTTCAGCTCAGTGATATTGGAGTCATCTCCATGACTATGAAGTCTGAGTTCAAGTCCCCGCCGGAGCCAATTATAccataaaaagaaaaagattcaGGACCACTAACTCACTTTTGAGGAAGCTGTAGTGTAGGATATTGTTCATGCAGAATCTTCAAGAACTCAGAGAAATGTGCAACTTGTCCAACTATACAGTATCTGCCACTGGCAGAAGATCTTTCAAAAGCTAGAATATGTGCATATGCAACATCTCTAACATCAACAAATCTAAAGAGTTCATTTGGAAATGTTTGACCTGCAGGAAAAAAAGACTATTATTTCCATCTTATGAATTCTCATAGGATTGCAGTGGTTAGAAGGAAAATTGGTTTCAGCCTGCCAATAAAGCTATTTTCTCGTTGATAGTTTGGAAagcttatttttaattataaaataagatAATAAATTGGAAAGCTtacttttaattataaaataagatAATAAATCCTTTTATCTAGCCCATTTTTAAATGTTCCCAAGAGAACAAAAAGCATAAACGTTAAAACATACCCTGTTTTTTATCATCTGTTATTGAAATGTTAAGCAATATATTGAACGCTTATATGTCTAGGACGCATTCTACTGCTACACTTAGAAGTTCTTTAAATGCAATCTAGGTGATGACTGAGCGATATtgcattctgtatttcatgaatGAGTGAATTGCATTCTGCGTAGCCCACAACCATACAGCCCATTTGGCATCCTTATTGACAGCAAAGTAGAAAAAGGTGTCATCCATAGTTGAAGAATGAGTACCTTTTATATGGTTCAGAATCATCTCCACAGAGATATTAAGAGTTGGCTGCAAGAGAGGACCAATCACCCATCCTGGATGTATTGTAACCAAgtcaattccattttctttcgcAAATTTCCAAGCAGCATCCTCAGCTAAGGTTTTTGAAAcagcataccaaatctggaaagAACCAAAAATAGATTAACCCCAAAAGAAGGACTTATATGATTCAAAGAAACCAAATgactagaaaaagagaaataaaacacCTTCTTTTCCTCACAAAAAGCTCTATCGGAAAACCAAGTCTCATCAACAATCACATCAGGGCTGAGAGGTTTTGCATTAAACATTACTGTTGTCATAGAAGATGTTATAACCACTCTTTTGATAGAAGGAACTTTTGCACATGACTTAAGAACATTCAGCGTTCCCTTCACTGCTGGTTCAAACAAATCTGCCTGAAATGACAACACAGAAATATGATATCATGGAAAAATTTTATGAACTTTGCCATCAAACACTATGCAACTTAATCAGTGCGGGATGTCATTATGGCTTTATATGTTCTTATTTCTTCCTGTACTGTTATTGATTTCTACATTAAACAAAAAGTGATAACTACATAGCAACCCGCGTCAAGTTTACCTCAGGGTTATTCGTTGAAAGAATCGCAGGTGAAGCTGTGTGAAATACACCATCACAACCATCAATAATTCCATCAAAAGATCCCTCTTCCACTAAATTTGCTTTGAATAAGTGAAGCCTTTCTTTGGCTCCATCAAGTGCAAGCAAGTGTTCTGTTTTCTTAGGATCCTCTGTCAAATGCATAAAATAGGTCAATGAACAAAGAGAAAACCTAAAACTCAAATTCATCTACAAGGAAATTTCATTAacaaaaactaaaattataattatcaaaacaaaaactaaaattcTTTTGACATAATTAGTTAAATCCACAAGTAACCTATTTTGTGTAGAACATTTCAAGAAAACCTCAATAGTCATCAACCAAGAGATGAAGTGGGAATCTAGCTGTGGATGATGCAGTGCTAAGAAATAGAACACGACCCAGAATCTAAAAACATAAAGATTACTAAAATTGACAGTTCTAATCTCAAAAAAGATTACCAAAGACATCACAAGTGAGAGAGATAGAAACCCAGAATCCAAAAACTCTAAATAATGCAAAACAATAACAAACATTAAGCTCAAAAGAGAACCTAAAAGAGAAAGGGATGATGCTGACTTGGATCACGACCAGTGGCTTTAACTGTATAACCTCGCAGAAGTAAGAGCTTGACCAACCATGAAGCTATGTAACCTGCGCCTCCTGTTACACACACTACCCTTCCTTCTCCACTCATTCTCCCTCTTTCAGAAGCTTCCTCTCCACAGAGTGTTTAGTGCAGAAATATATGTAGACAAAAGCTTGATTATAGTAATCGGGCTCATGGCCTAAGCAATGAGCTAGCAGCAGATGTGTATATATAGCACTAAAAGAGGGGAACTTTTATTTCTTAAAAACAGTGAAAGGTCccctctactttttttttttttatttctttttatttgtcaTATATAGCACGTATTGATCgtacaaaaa includes:
- the LOC131172674 gene encoding phenylacetaldehyde reductase-like; the encoded protein is MSGEGRVVCVTGGAGYIASWLVKLLLLRGYTVKATGRDPKDPKKTEHLLALDGAKERLHLFKANLVEEGSFDGIIDGCDGVFHTASPAILSTNNPEADLFEPAVKGTLNVLKSCAKVPSIKRVVITSSMTTVMFNAKPLSPDVIVDETWFSDRAFCEEKKIWYAVSKTLAEDAAWKFAKENGIDLVTIHPGWVIGPLLQPTLNISVEMILNHIKGQTFPNELFRFVDVRDVAYAHILAFERSSASGRYCIVGQVAHFSEFLKILHEQYPTLQLPQKCADDRPFVQKFQVSKEKAKALGLNFTPLEVTIKDAVENFIKRERIISFVNVVDDPKQTEHLLALDGAKDRLQLFKANLVEEGTFDSAVDGCEGVFHTASPVIPLTDDPQNVLLEPAVKGTLNVLQSCVKVPFIKRVVVTSSISTVLFNGKPLTPDVVVDETWFSDPTFSNENKVQDPQTGQILGKGRRVG